A DNA window from Roseovarius sp. Pro17 contains the following coding sequences:
- the leuS gene encoding leucine--tRNA ligase, with the protein MPRYSAAEIEANWQKAWDEAGIFRAEPDPTKPKYYVLEMFPYPSGRIHMGHVRNYTMGDVIARHKLATGHNVLHPFGWDAFGLAAENAAIEKGIHPAKWTYQNIEDMKAQMKPLGISHDWSREIATCHPEYYRHQQAMFLDMLEAGLVYRKNAMVNWDPVDMTVLANEQVENGRGWRSGAEVERRELTQWFFAISDMAEELLEALDTLDDWPAKVRLMQENWIGKSRGLQFAFGLNDGPENFDRIEVYTTRPDTLMGASFVGISPDHPLAKQLEKDNADLAAFNAECRKGGTTEEALEKAEKRGFDTGLTVRHPFDTSWELPVYVANFILMDYGTGAIFGVPAHDHRDFDFAAKYGLPIIPAFLPSEDADPHLTEAYVPPKTEPVHYVSSFAGGTWQTGADAIDATIDFCEANGVGHGVTKFRLRDWGLSRQRYWGCPIPVVHCDACGVVPEKKENLPIRLPDDVTFDVPGNPLDRHPTWRQTACPKCGGEARRETDTMDTFVDSSWYFVRFTAPRADTPTDLAAADYWMNVDQYIGGVEHAILHLLYSRFFARAMQITGHLPKTAVEPFNALFTQGMVTHEIYQTAGSNGRPVYHLPEDVSDGKLSDGTQVEIVPSAKMSKSKKNVVDPIGIIDAYGADTARWFVLSDSPPERDVEWTAAGAEAAHKHLARVWRIVSEIAEGSEDGTPQADEALLRDMHKAIHDVSGGVESFGFNAAIARLYAFTATLAKSDAGSAAKREAARTLAQLMSPMTPHLAEELWHLLGGEGLIATAPWPVADAAMMIDDTITLPVQINGKRRTEIQVPQDMAKDEVEKIALASDAVQRALDGAQPKKVIVVPGRIVNVVV; encoded by the coding sequence ATGCCCCGCTATTCCGCCGCCGAAATCGAAGCCAACTGGCAAAAAGCCTGGGACGAGGCCGGAATTTTCCGCGCCGAGCCTGATCCCACGAAGCCCAAATACTACGTGCTGGAGATGTTTCCCTACCCCTCGGGGCGTATTCATATGGGTCATGTGCGCAACTACACGATGGGCGACGTTATCGCGCGACACAAGCTGGCGACAGGGCACAACGTGCTGCATCCGTTTGGTTGGGATGCCTTCGGCTTGGCTGCCGAGAATGCCGCAATCGAAAAAGGCATTCATCCAGCGAAGTGGACCTACCAAAACATCGAGGACATGAAAGCCCAGATGAAACCGCTGGGCATTTCTCACGACTGGTCGCGTGAAATTGCGACTTGTCACCCCGAATACTATCGGCACCAGCAAGCAATGTTCCTCGACATGCTTGAGGCCGGGCTGGTCTATCGCAAGAACGCTATGGTCAACTGGGATCCGGTCGACATGACCGTGCTGGCGAACGAGCAGGTCGAGAACGGGCGCGGCTGGCGATCAGGCGCCGAGGTCGAGCGGCGCGAACTGACGCAGTGGTTCTTTGCCATTTCCGACATGGCCGAGGAATTGCTTGAGGCGCTCGATACGCTGGACGACTGGCCCGCCAAGGTGCGGCTGATGCAGGAAAACTGGATCGGCAAATCGCGCGGTCTGCAATTCGCCTTTGGCCTGAATGACGGCCCCGAGAATTTCGACCGGATCGAGGTCTATACCACGCGGCCCGACACGCTGATGGGCGCGAGCTTTGTCGGCATTTCGCCCGACCATCCACTGGCCAAGCAGTTGGAAAAGGACAATGCCGATCTGGCCGCGTTCAATGCCGAATGCCGCAAGGGTGGCACGACCGAAGAGGCGCTGGAAAAGGCCGAAAAGCGTGGCTTTGATACCGGTCTAACCGTGCGCCACCCCTTTGATACGTCTTGGGAATTGCCGGTTTATGTCGCCAATTTCATCCTTATGGATTACGGCACCGGCGCGATTTTCGGTGTGCCTGCGCATGACCATCGCGATTTCGACTTTGCTGCCAAATATGGCCTGCCGATCATTCCGGCCTTTCTGCCGTCCGAGGATGCAGACCCGCACCTGACCGAGGCTTATGTCCCGCCCAAGACCGAGCCGGTCCACTACGTCAGCAGCTTTGCGGGCGGGACGTGGCAGACCGGCGCCGATGCCATTGATGCGACTATCGACTTTTGCGAGGCCAATGGTGTCGGACACGGCGTGACCAAGTTCCGCCTGCGCGACTGGGGCCTGAGCCGCCAGCGCTATTGGGGATGCCCGATCCCGGTCGTGCACTGCGACGCCTGCGGTGTTGTCCCTGAGAAAAAGGAAAACCTGCCGATCCGCCTGCCGGATGACGTGACGTTCGATGTTCCCGGCAATCCGCTGGACCGCCATCCGACCTGGCGTCAGACAGCTTGCCCAAAATGCGGTGGCGAGGCCCGACGCGAGACGGACACGATGGACACGTTCGTCGACAGCTCGTGGTATTTCGTGCGCTTTACCGCGCCGCGCGCTGACACCCCCACCGATCTGGCGGCGGCGGACTATTGGATGAACGTCGATCAGTATATCGGCGGGGTCGAACACGCGATTCTGCACCTGCTCTACAGCCGCTTTTTCGCCCGTGCGATGCAGATCACCGGCCATTTGCCGAAAACTGCTGTGGAGCCATTCAATGCGCTCTTCACCCAAGGGATGGTGACGCATGAGATCTATCAGACGGCAGGTTCGAATGGCCGCCCGGTGTATCACCTGCCCGAAGATGTGAGCGATGGCAAGCTGAGCGACGGCACGCAGGTTGAAATCGTCCCATCCGCCAAGATGTCGAAATCAAAGAAAAACGTCGTCGATCCCATTGGTATCATCGACGCTTACGGCGCCGACACCGCCCGCTGGTTTGTCCTGTCCGATAGCCCGCCCGAGCGGGATGTCGAATGGACCGCCGCCGGGGCCGAGGCTGCGCATAAACACCTCGCGCGGGTCTGGCGCATAGTGTCCGAGATCGCGGAGGGGTCCGAGGATGGCACGCCGCAGGCAGATGAGGCGTTGCTGCGCGACATGCACAAGGCGATCCATGACGTCAGCGGCGGGGTGGAATCGTTTGGCTTTAACGCAGCGATTGCGCGGCTATATGCCTTTACCGCCACGCTGGCGAAAAGCGATGCTGGCAGCGCGGCCAAACGCGAGGCCGCGCGCACGCTGGCGCAGCTGATGTCGCCCATGACCCCGCATTTGGCCGAAGAACTGTGGCACTTGCTGGGCGGTGAGGGTCTGATCGCGACCGCGCCGTGGCCGGTGGCGGATGCTGCGATGATGATCGACGATACCATTACACTGCCCGTCCAGATCAACGGCAAGCGGCGCACAGAAATTCAGGTGCCGCAGGATATGGCCAAGGACGAGGTTGAAAAAATCGCGCTGGCAAGTGATGCTGTGCAGCGAGCGCTGGATGGGGCCCAGCCCAAGAAGGTCATCGTCGTCCCCGGACGGATCGTCAATGTCGTTGTTTAG
- the lptE gene encoding LPS assembly lipoprotein LptE translates to MSLFSRRIFCFGLFAALPACGFTPVYGPGGAGSALQNAVLVDTPITREDYLLTRELETRLGRANPGRYGLSYSITVGSESVAISKDNVTARYNLLGNATFALRDLDTLAVITSGKASNFTGYSASGSTVATQAAERDARERLMIILANQIITQLVVATPASGL, encoded by the coding sequence ATGTCGTTGTTTAGTAGGCGCATATTCTGCTTCGGCCTGTTCGCCGCTCTTCCGGCTTGCGGGTTCACGCCTGTCTATGGGCCGGGCGGCGCTGGCAGCGCGCTGCAAAATGCGGTGCTGGTCGACACGCCCATCACGCGCGAAGATTACTTGCTGACCCGTGAGCTGGAAACGCGGCTGGGGCGCGCCAATCCGGGGCGCTATGGTCTTAGCTATTCAATCACGGTCGGCTCGGAATCCGTCGCGATTTCAAAAGACAACGTGACCGCGCGCTATAACCTCTTGGGCAACGCCACGTTTGCGCTGCGCGATCTGGATACGCTGGCGGTTATCACCAGCGGCAAGGCCAGCAATTTCACCGGCTATTCCGCCTCCGGATCGACCGTGGCGACGCAGGCGGCCGAGCGTGATGCGCGCGAGCGGCTGATGATCATCCTTGCAAATCAGATTATCACTCAGCTGGTCGTGGCTACGCCTGCCTCAGGCCTATGA
- the holA gene encoding DNA polymerase III subunit delta — translation MKLTARDAPGYFARPDPARTGLLIFGADAMRIALRRAEVIAALVGPTGDEEMRVTRMPAPELRKDPARLNDAVKAASFFPGPRVAFVEDATEAMAAPILAAIEDWREGDAQIIVTAGQLKPTSKLRKAFENHKNAYAAAIYDDPPSRAEIEAMLASSGLKNIGQEALRDLNDLGRALDPGDFRQTVDKLSLYKLNDDTPVSPEDVTACAPASVEADLDDVLHIVAEARSGEIGPIMKRLRAQGVQPVGLCIAASRHFRTLYTAASDPGGVSQGISRMRPPVFGPRRDRMQRQAQAWGAANLEAALSLLTETDLALRSANQTAPQMALVERALIRLAMLAGR, via the coding sequence ATGAAACTCACCGCCCGCGATGCGCCCGGCTACTTTGCGCGGCCCGACCCTGCGCGCACCGGCCTCTTGATCTTTGGCGCTGACGCCATGCGCATCGCGCTGCGCCGTGCCGAGGTGATCGCGGCCCTTGTTGGTCCTACCGGCGATGAGGAAATGCGCGTGACCCGCATGCCAGCGCCAGAACTGCGCAAGGACCCTGCGCGCCTTAATGACGCGGTTAAGGCAGCCAGTTTCTTTCCCGGCCCGCGCGTTGCCTTTGTCGAGGATGCGACCGAGGCGATGGCAGCGCCCATCCTTGCCGCAATCGAGGATTGGCGTGAGGGTGACGCGCAAATCATCGTGACGGCGGGCCAGCTAAAGCCGACGTCAAAGCTGCGCAAGGCTTTCGAGAACCACAAGAATGCCTACGCCGCCGCGATCTACGACGATCCGCCCAGCCGGGCCGAAATTGAGGCGATGCTGGCCTCATCGGGGCTAAAGAACATCGGGCAGGAGGCGCTGCGCGATCTGAATGATCTGGGCCGCGCGCTGGACCCCGGTGATTTTCGCCAGACCGTGGACAAGTTGTCGCTGTATAAACTGAACGACGACACCCCCGTATCGCCTGAGGATGTCACCGCCTGCGCCCCTGCCTCGGTCGAGGCGGATCTGGATGACGTGCTGCACATCGTTGCCGAGGCGCGCTCGGGCGAGATCGGGCCGATCATGAAGCGGCTGCGTGCCCAAGGGGTGCAACCCGTGGGCCTGTGCATTGCCGCATCACGCCATTTTCGCACACTGTACACTGCCGCATCAGACCCCGGCGGCGTGTCGCAAGGCATCTCGCGAATGCGCCCGCCGGTCTTTGGCCCGCGCCGCGACAGGATGCAGCGACAGGCGCAGGCATGGGGCGCGGCCAATCTGGAGGCAGCGCTGAGCCTGTTGACGGAAACCGATCTGGCCTTGCGCTCGGCCAATCAGACCGCACCGCAGATGGCACTGGTCGAACGGGCGCTGATCCGGCTGGCGATGCTGGCGGGGCGTTAG
- a CDS encoding 2-isopropylmalate synthase → MATILTRSIVFAASLALAASATATSAAAQDGAIQTKQYDDGGVYEGTFKDGLQHGTGTYTLPNGYEYTGDWQEGEIKGKGTARFPNGSVYEGEFALGKPNGVGMIVFTDGGTYEGGWVNGKITGRGVAVYANGVRYEGEFLNAMHHGRGTMTSPGGYIYEGDWSEGVKDGSANITYPDGATYDGEVSRGTRDGTGTLTMPDGLIYSGLWKDGQIDGKGKLTQPGGDVYEGDLVAGRRDGTGRVVYEGGDVYEGEFADDKRDGQGTFTGTDGYVYTGSWVAGKISGKGRVTYPDGSVYEGDFRDDLANGEGQITYPDGATYEGQWTDGVIEGQGRATYPSGLVYEGMFKNARNHGRGVMTYADGYRYEGDWVEGERQGTGTATYPDGTVYTGGFTGGQRDGQGKIEMPDGFTYEGEWKDGEINGKGIATYANGDVYEGLFVDGKRQGAGTMRYASGEEDSGNWQNGALGLEEGAVANEPESATESPEDGTAQQETPPEPQTDSAPEAQPDEAVNISE, encoded by the coding sequence ATGGCAACCATCTTGACACGATCGATCGTTTTCGCAGCCTCGTTGGCGCTGGCCGCCAGTGCCACGGCCACCAGCGCAGCGGCGCAGGACGGCGCGATCCAGACCAAGCAATACGACGATGGCGGCGTCTATGAGGGCACGTTCAAGGACGGGCTTCAGCACGGCACCGGCACTTACACCCTGCCCAACGGCTATGAATATACCGGCGACTGGCAAGAAGGCGAGATCAAGGGCAAGGGCACCGCCCGCTTTCCCAACGGATCGGTCTATGAGGGCGAATTCGCGCTGGGCAAGCCGAACGGCGTGGGCATGATCGTCTTTACCGATGGCGGCACCTACGAGGGCGGCTGGGTCAACGGCAAGATCACCGGGCGCGGCGTCGCCGTCTATGCCAACGGCGTGCGCTATGAGGGCGAATTCCTAAACGCCATGCACCACGGGCGCGGCACGATGACCTCACCGGGCGGCTATATTTATGAAGGTGACTGGAGCGAGGGCGTCAAGGACGGCAGCGCAAACATCACCTATCCCGATGGCGCCACCTACGATGGCGAAGTCAGCCGCGGCACGCGCGACGGCACCGGCACACTGACCATGCCCGACGGGCTGATCTATTCCGGCCTCTGGAAGGACGGGCAGATCGACGGCAAGGGCAAGCTGACGCAGCCCGGCGGCGATGTCTATGAGGGCGATCTGGTTGCAGGTCGCCGCGACGGAACAGGCCGCGTCGTCTATGAGGGCGGCGACGTCTATGAGGGCGAATTCGCGGATGACAAGCGCGACGGTCAGGGCACCTTCACCGGCACGGATGGCTATGTATATACGGGCAGTTGGGTGGCCGGTAAAATCTCGGGTAAGGGGCGCGTGACCTATCCCGACGGGTCGGTCTATGAGGGCGATTTTCGCGACGATCTGGCAAATGGCGAGGGTCAGATCACCTATCCCGACGGCGCCACCTACGAGGGCCAATGGACAGATGGCGTGATCGAGGGTCAAGGGCGCGCCACCTATCCCAGCGGGTTGGTCTATGAGGGCATGTTCAAAAATGCGCGCAATCACGGGCGCGGCGTCATGACCTATGCCGACGGCTACCGCTACGAGGGCGACTGGGTAGAGGGCGAGCGCCAAGGCACCGGCACCGCCACCTATCCAGATGGCACGGTCTATACCGGCGGCTTTACTGGCGGTCAGCGCGACGGTCAGGGCAAGATCGAGATGCCCGACGGCTTTACCTATGAGGGCGAATGGAAAGACGGCGAGATCAACGGCAAGGGCATTGCGACCTATGCCAATGGCGACGTCTACGAGGGCCTTTTTGTCGACGGCAAGCGGCAGGGTGCCGGCACCATGCGCTACGCCTCGGGCGAGGAGGACAGCGGCAATTGGCAAAATGGCGCGCTGGGGCTGGAAGAGGGCGCAGTTGCTAACGAACCCGAGAGCGCCACTGAAAGCCCCGAAGATGGAACTGCCCAGCAAGAAACGCCGCCCGAACCACAAACAGACAGCGCACCCGAGGCGCAGCCGGACGAGGCCGTCAACATTAGCGAATAA
- a CDS encoding NAD+ synthase: MSDRFRLTLAQLNATVGDLEGNAALARDAWASAKDAGADMVALPEMFITGYNTQDLVMKPVFHQAAIAAIDALAEQCADGPAIAIGGPALEGAELCNAYYVLQGGKVTARVLKHHLPNETVFDEVRLYGAAPVSGPYTVGNLRIGSPICEDAWHDDVAETMAETGAELLLVPNGSPYYRGKMGTRQTIMVSRVIETGLPLVYLNLVGGQDDQVFDGGSFVLNPGGALAVQMPVFEAGLAHVDFVRGPEGWRAEKGDLAHLPDTLEQDYHAMVLALRDYMRKTGFKKVLLGLSGGIDSAIVAVIAADALGPENVRCVMLPSEYTSQASLDDAQAVVDALGCRYDTLPIAEGRAAITATLAPLFEGTEPDVTEENIQSRLRGLLLMALSNKFGEMLLTTGNKSEVAVGYATIYGDMAGGYNPIKDLYKTRVFDICRWRNVNHRAWMMGPEGEMIAPRIIDKPPSAELRDDQKDSDSLPDYPVLDGILEILVDGDGSIEDCVKAGFDAADAKKVEHLLYISEYKRFQSAPGTRLSKHAFWLDRRYPIVNRWRDESAG; this comes from the coding sequence ATGTCCGACAGGTTTCGCCTGACCCTCGCACAGCTGAATGCCACCGTCGGCGATCTGGAGGGCAACGCCGCGTTGGCGCGCGACGCTTGGGCCAGCGCCAAGGATGCGGGCGCCGATATGGTGGCGCTGCCCGAGATGTTCATCACCGGCTACAACACGCAGGATCTGGTGATGAAGCCCGTCTTTCATCAGGCCGCAATCGCCGCCATCGATGCACTGGCCGAGCAGTGCGCAGATGGACCTGCCATCGCCATAGGCGGCCCCGCGCTAGAGGGCGCGGAGCTGTGCAACGCCTATTATGTGCTTCAGGGTGGCAAGGTGACAGCGCGCGTGCTGAAGCATCACCTGCCAAACGAAACTGTGTTCGACGAGGTGCGCCTATACGGAGCGGCGCCCGTCAGTGGCCCCTATACGGTGGGTAATCTGCGCATCGGCAGCCCTATTTGCGAGGATGCGTGGCACGATGACGTGGCCGAGACCATGGCCGAAACGGGTGCCGAGCTGCTGCTAGTGCCGAACGGTTCGCCATATTACCGGGGCAAGATGGGCACCCGCCAGACGATCATGGTCAGCCGGGTGATCGAAACGGGCCTGCCGCTGGTCTATCTGAACCTCGTAGGCGGGCAGGACGATCAGGTGTTCGACGGTGGCAGTTTCGTGCTGAACCCCGGCGGCGCGCTGGCGGTGCAGATGCCGGTCTTCGAGGCTGGGTTGGCGCATGTGGACTTTGTGCGCGGGCCGGAGGGCTGGCGCGCCGAAAAGGGCGATCTGGCGCATCTGCCGGACACGCTGGAGCAGGATTATCACGCTATGGTGCTGGCCCTGCGCGACTATATGCGCAAGACCGGATTCAAAAAGGTGCTGTTGGGTCTGTCGGGCGGGATAGATTCGGCCATCGTCGCGGTGATTGCCGCCGATGCGCTGGGTCCGGAGAATGTGCGCTGCGTGATGCTGCCGTCCGAATACACGTCGCAAGCCTCGCTGGACGATGCGCAGGCGGTCGTGGACGCGCTGGGCTGTCGCTATGATACCCTGCCGATTGCCGAGGGGCGCGCGGCGATCACCGCCACGCTGGCGCCGCTCTTTGAGGGGACCGAACCGGACGTGACCGAGGAAAACATCCAGTCGCGCCTGCGCGGCCTGTTGCTGATGGCGCTCAGTAACAAGTTCGGCGAGATGCTGTTGACCACCGGCAACAAGTCCGAGGTGGCGGTGGGCTATGCCACGATCTACGGCGACATGGCGGGCGGCTATAACCCGATCAAGGATCTCTACAAGACGCGCGTTTTCGACATCTGCCGTTGGCGCAACGTCAATCACCGCGCCTGGATGATGGGACCGGAGGGCGAAATGATCGCGCCGCGCATCATCGACAAGCCGCCCTCGGCCGAGTTGCGCGATGATCAAAAGGATAGCGATTCGTTGCCCGATTATCCGGTATTGGACGGCATCCTTGAAATTCTGGTCGATGGCGACGGCAGTATCGAGGATTGCGTGAAAGCGGGGTTTGACGCGGCTGATGCGAAGAAGGTCGAGCATTTGTTATACATCAGCGAATACAAGCGCTTTCAGTCTGCGCCGGGCACGCGGCTGAGCAAACATGCCTTTTGGCTGGACCGACGTTATCCCATCGTCAATCGCTGGCGGGACGAAAGCGCGGGATAA
- a CDS encoding MBL fold metallo-hydrolase, translating into MPHPHISRRHLLTAAVALPLAHAAHAAAPMLGADAATHRRITLGEFEVTTLLAGTMAREDPHSIFGLNVDEATFRQVAQDALLPADVAQFFFTPTLVNTGAELILFDTGLTPEGIIDALSAAGYSADQVDIVVLTHMHGDHIGGLRGEDRATFPNARYVTGATEYDHWAAAENDNFDAKMRPLAEQTTMIAPEDTVAPGITAVEAFGHTPGHMGYRLESGEKSLLIAADFANHPVFSLEHPDWEVSFDMDKPAAAATRRKLLDMLASERMPFIGYHMPFPAMGYVERRGDGYGYVPESYQLRL; encoded by the coding sequence ATGCCGCATCCTCACATCAGTCGCCGCCATCTGTTAACCGCCGCAGTCGCACTGCCGCTGGCGCATGCCGCTCACGCCGCTGCGCCCATGCTGGGAGCTGATGCGGCGACGCACCGCCGGATCACGTTGGGTGAATTCGAGGTGACGACGCTATTGGCAGGCACGATGGCGCGCGAGGATCCGCACAGCATTTTCGGCCTGAACGTGGATGAGGCCACGTTCCGTCAGGTGGCGCAGGACGCGCTGCTGCCTGCTGACGTGGCGCAGTTCTTTTTCACGCCAACTCTGGTCAATACCGGCGCGGAACTGATCCTCTTTGACACCGGCCTCACCCCCGAGGGCATAATCGACGCGCTCAGCGCGGCAGGCTACAGCGCCGATCAGGTCGATATCGTCGTGCTGACGCATATGCACGGCGATCACATAGGCGGGCTGCGCGGAGAGGATCGCGCGACCTTCCCCAATGCGCGCTACGTCACGGGCGCGACGGAATACGACCACTGGGCCGCCGCCGAAAACGACAACTTCGATGCCAAGATGCGCCCGCTGGCCGAGCAAACGACGATGATCGCCCCAGAGGACACAGTCGCGCCCGGCATCACGGCTGTCGAGGCCTTCGGCCACACTCCCGGCCACATGGGCTATAGGCTAGAAAGTGGCGAAAAATCTCTGCTGATCGCTGCTGATTTCGCCAACCATCCGGTGTTCTCGCTCGAGCACCCGGATTGGGAAGTCAGTTTCGACATGGACAAGCCCGCCGCCGCCGCCACACGGCGCAAGCTGCTGGACATGCTCGCCTCCGAGAGAATGCCCTTCATCGGCTACCATATGCCCTTCCCGGCCATGGGTTACGTCGAGCGGCGCGGTGATGGGTACGGCTATGTCCCCGAAAGCTATCAGTTGCGCCTCTGA
- a CDS encoding metallopeptidase family protein yields MSDASPTLARIEQIASDTVAALPPAFAAAARDVVLRIEDLPDAAMLADLGMDDPLELTGLYEGVPMTHKSVSYPEPWPDTVWLFRKPILAELETREGVTLEQLVAHVTIHEFAHHFGWSDDDIASIDRWWE; encoded by the coding sequence ATGAGCGATGCATCCCCCACCCTCGCGCGGATTGAGCAGATTGCGTCAGATACAGTGGCGGCCCTGCCGCCCGCCTTTGCCGCCGCCGCGCGCGACGTCGTGCTGCGCATCGAGGATCTGCCGGACGCCGCCATGCTGGCCGACCTCGGCATGGACGACCCGCTCGAGCTGACTGGGCTCTACGAGGGCGTGCCGATGACGCACAAATCCGTGTCCTACCCCGAGCCATGGCCGGATACTGTCTGGCTCTTTCGCAAACCGATCCTGGCCGAGCTGGAAACACGCGAAGGCGTTACGTTGGAACAACTGGTCGCGCATGTCACGATCCATGAATTCGCGCACCATTTCGGTTGGTCTGACGACGATATCGCCAGCATCGACCGCTGGTGGGAATAG
- a CDS encoding GFA family protein — MHHTGSCLCGAAKFTVTTPIAETYACHCGMCRKWSGGIAMAVEVPPDGLTVDAGDTIKTYASSEWGERAFCTACGSGLYYRFVAPGPQHGTFYLNLGALDDPGGIPLTGELFIDAKPDGYALEGDHTRMTSTEFFAMVEDSMKGEG, encoded by the coding sequence ATGCACCACACCGGATCTTGCCTGTGCGGCGCCGCCAAGTTTACCGTCACTACGCCAATCGCCGAAACGTACGCCTGCCATTGCGGAATGTGCCGCAAGTGGTCGGGTGGCATTGCTATGGCGGTCGAAGTGCCGCCGGACGGGCTGACCGTGGATGCGGGCGATACCATCAAGACCTATGCTTCGTCCGAGTGGGGCGAGCGAGCGTTTTGCACGGCATGTGGCAGCGGGCTATATTATCGCTTCGTCGCGCCGGGTCCGCAGCACGGCACATTCTACCTAAATTTGGGCGCGCTGGACGATCCGGGTGGCATTCCGCTGACCGGAGAGTTGTTCATCGACGCCAAGCCGGACGGCTATGCGCTGGAAGGCGATCACACCCGCATGACCAGCACCGAGTTCTTTGCAATGGTCGAAGATTCGATGAAGGGCGAGGGCTAA